One region of Carya illinoinensis cultivar Pawnee chromosome 8, C.illinoinensisPawnee_v1, whole genome shotgun sequence genomic DNA includes:
- the LOC122319379 gene encoding uncharacterized protein LOC122319379 codes for MSYFCITCSFIVHTQCALFPSTLKITHHHHPLSLNLKYSPQLNQSESRQIWKLCVRKVDIKYKAYYYSSCDFAAHSRCAAKIDIRDETFDPEFKDDQPIETHLLGHYESTDTLAQIVDKINLGNRKAKIITEIKHMWHEHHLKLAVELENNEKCNGCEQYLSSPHYCCLQCKFFLHKSCADLPRKKLHPLHKHPLTLLPNKSQNEYGPEIFSCNACKRLCNGFIYNCDDCRFQLDVPCSLIRTKFIHDGHEHPLFLLSTGYEGRGICTSCGIFGSRIIRCADCNFSIDLDCATLPLTTKYGHYEQPFILSYTVEDDCADYYCDICENERDPKH; via the coding sequence ATGTCCTACTTTTGTATCACCTGCTCATTCATAGTTCACACGCAATGCGCTCTCTTTCCATCGactctcaaaataacacatcaCCACCATCCTCTGAGTCTGAACCTCAAATACTCTCCTCAGCTCAACCAATCCGAAAGCCGGCAAATATGGAAACTCTGTGTTAGAAAGGTGGACATAAAATACAAAGCTTATTACTACTCGAGTTGTGATTTTGCTGCACATTCTCGTTGTGCTGCAAAAATCGACATCAGGGATGAAACATTTGACCCGGAATTCAAAGATGATCAGCCTATTGAGACCCACCTTCTTGGGCATTATGAATCGACTGACACATTAGCTCAAATTGTCGACAAGATCAACCTGGGAAACAGAAAAGCTAAAATCATCACAGAGATCAAACATATGTGGCATGAACATCACTTAAAGCTTGCAGTTGAGCTAGAGAACAATGAAAAATGCAACGGGTGTGAGCAGTATCTTTCCTCTCCGCATTATTGTTGTTTGCAATGCAAGTTCTTTCTTCACAAATCTTGTGCTGATTTACCCAGAAAAAAATTACACCCACTCCATAAACATCCGCTCACCCTCCTCCCAAACAAATCTCAGAATGAATATGGTCCTGAAATCTTTTCTTGTAATGCTTGTAAACGTTTGTGTAATGGGTTCATATACAATTGTGATGACTGCCGCTTTCAGCTTGACGTCCCTTGTAGTTTGATACGAACCAAATTTATCCATGATGGTCATGAGCACCCACTTTTTCTTTTGAGCACAGGCTACGAAGGTCGTGGCATATGTACCTCCTGTGGCATATTTGGAAGTCGAATCATACGTTGTGCTGATTGTAACTTTTCTATCGACTTGGACTGTGCTACTCTACCACTTACCACAAAATATGGGCACTATGAGCAACCATTCATACTCTCTTACACCGTTGAGGATGACTGTGCTGACTATTATTGTGATATTTGCGAGAACGAGCGGGACCCGAAGCATTAG
- the LOC122319380 gene encoding uncharacterized protein LOC122319380: MRGTRRGLGGHARMLETCIRTSEGSTWSGPTPQSQPSRWTQMVQQSSSSDDSTQPPEMVFGTEFPEISNGPNTRPENNGKLPMRRCHGPAGCTEFMKLRKHGLIPLKINDGERAPSCENAVFFTTRVRWIIKHHATMVQNTWDAVDTQEKEELINRVRADFILDWSKRNHREMVEKNLGKKFNDFHYQLHKIYLGYATHEEALVKSSVRVSSKGS; encoded by the exons atgagaggaacaagaagaGGACTTGGTGGACATGCCCGAATGCTAGAAACTTGCATACGCACAAGTGAAGGGAGCACATGGAGTGGTCCAACACCTCAGTCGCAACCTAGTAGGTGGACACAAATGGTGCAGCAAAGCTCATCATCGGATGACTCAACACAGCCCCCAGAGATGGTTTTTGGTACTGAGTTTCCTGAAATTAGCAATGGTCCAAATACAAGGCCTGAGAACAATG GGAAACTACCAATGCGGAGGTGTCATGGACCAGCTGGGTGCACTGAGTTTATGAAGCTTCGTAAGCATGGTCTCATTCCTTTGAAGATTAATGATGGTGAGAGGGCACCATCATGTGAGAATGCGGTGTTCTTTACAACAAGGGTAAGATGGATTATCAAGCATCATGCAACCATGGTTCAAAATACTTGGGATGCTGTAGATACACAAGAAAAAGAGGAGCTGATCAATCGTGTCCGG GCTGATTTCATTCTAGATTGGAGCAAAAGGAATCATCGCGAGATGGTCGAGAAAAACCTTGGCAAGAAGTTCAATGACTTTCACTACCAGCTTCATAAAATTTACTTGGGTTATGCAACACACGAAGAGGCATTAGTAAAATCAAGTGTGCGAGTATCGAGTAAGGGGTCCTAA